TTCAGGCACAGGTTATAAACCTATTTCTCAAACTCCAGGAAGAAAATGGCTTTACCTATCTTTTCATCTCGCACGACCTTGGGCTCGTGAGATTCATAAGTCACGAAGTGGGCATCATGTACCTCGGAAGGATCGTGGAGATGGGTGACACGGACGAAATCTTCGACAATCCATTGCATCCCTATACCCAGGCCCTGCTGTCTGCCGTTCCGGTGCCGGATCCAAAGATTGAGCGATCAAGAAAGCGAATCATACTCAAAGGAGGAGTTCCAAGTCCTATCAACAGACCCACAGGGTGTTTTTTCCATCCCAGGTGTCCCTACAAGATGCCCGTGTGTGAAAAAGAGTATCCTCTTATGAAAGAGGTTTCTCCAAACCACTGGGTGGCATGTCATCTACACTCATCATAGAGGAGGTGTATGTTCATGCGTAAGTTCTTTGGTGTTTTCGTGTTGATCCTTGCTATTACAATGTTTGCAGAACTTTCGCCGTTTGCTCAGTTTGAAACCTACATCGGAGCGGACGCCACAGGACAGTACGGGGGAGTACTCGTAGTTCCAACGCTTTCTGGCCCCAGAACGTGTAACGATGTGGTAGCACAGGAGACAAGCTCCAGAGACGTCATTGTAAGGTTCATGGCTTCCATGATAGAGCTCGACAACTACGCGAGGATACATCCTGCCCTTGCAGAAAGCTGGGAGCTCAAGCAGAATGAAGATGGCAGCATGGAGATCATCTGGCATCTGAGGAAAGGTGTCAAATGGAGTGACGGAACACCGTTCACAGCAGACGATGTGGTCTTCACGATCAACGACGTGTACTTCAACCCCGACATACCAAACGATATGCAGGACCTTTTTGCTGACAACTGGCCCGTGGCCGAAAAGATCGATGACTACACTGTAAAGACGACACTGAAAGAAACCTACAGACTCGCTGTGAGGTACATCGGAGGTATTCCCATCTTCCCGAAACACCTTGCAGAACCTTACGTGAAAGAAGGAAAGTTCAAGGAGTTCTGGACGGTTGATGCCATAAACAAGGGAGAGATCGTTGGACTCGGGCCGTTCATTCCCGTTGAGTACGTTCCCGATCAATACGTGAGATTCGAAAGGAACCCGTACTACTGGAAGTATGACAAAGACGGAAAACAGCTTCCGTACCTTGATGGTATCATCTTCAAGATCATTCCAACTCAGGATGCCCAGAGGCTCGCGTTCGAAAACGGAGAAGTCGATGTGTACGGACCTCGTGGAACGGAGTACGCTGAACTCAAGGCTATGGCTCAAGAAAAGGGATGGGTCGTCGGGGTTGGAGGTCCCAACTTCGGTACCACTTTCATCACCTTCAACTGGAACGCTCCAGATCCCGTGAAGAGGAAGTGGTTCAGAAACGACTTCTTCAGAAGAGCCGTTGCTTACGCCATCGACAAACAATCCATGATCGACACACTCTACAACGGTCTTGCGGTGGAACAGTGGGGTCCTATCAGCCAGGCTGCAACTGTCTACTACGACGAATCCGTTCTCAGAAAATACCCGTACAACCTCGATCTTGCAAGAACGATGCTCAAACTCGGTGGATTCA
This genomic window from Thermotoga sp. SG1 contains:
- a CDS encoding ABC transporter substrate-binding protein; translated protein: MRKFFGVFVLILAITMFAELSPFAQFETYIGADATGQYGGVLVVPTLSGPRTCNDVVAQETSSRDVIVRFMASMIELDNYARIHPALAESWELKQNEDGSMEIIWHLRKGVKWSDGTPFTADDVVFTINDVYFNPDIPNDMQDLFADNWPVAEKIDDYTVKTTLKETYRLAVRYIGGIPIFPKHLAEPYVKEGKFKEFWTVDAINKGEIVGLGPFIPVEYVPDQYVRFERNPYYWKYDKDGKQLPYLDGIIFKIIPTQDAQRLAFENGEVDVYGPRGTEYAELKAMAQEKGWVVGVGGPNFGTTFITFNWNAPDPVKRKWFRNDFFRRAVAYAIDKQSMIDTLYNGLAVEQWGPISQAATVYYDESVLRKYPYNLDLARTMLKLGGFKWDENGQLLDSEGNPVKFIIMTNAGNQVREGMGNIITESLKKLGMDVTFAPIDFNTLVQKLVVNGDWEAVIIGLTGSDEPQGGANVWRIKGSLHFWNYHPEVKEFVDPNDYYSPDWEKEIDRIFEENVKILDQQKVVDMFREFQRLVSEHLPLIYTTQQLYLYAYSKKLHNLEPTAFGGMWGWNQDCVWKEQ